In Heterodontus francisci isolate sHetFra1 chromosome 48, sHetFra1.hap1, whole genome shotgun sequence, a single window of DNA contains:
- the LOC137357494 gene encoding probable G-protein coupled receptor 139: MQQDLDNIRTWDDTAMNLVTIWILSQGKCSLSRCITLYLVAMAAADLMVVITGVILNRIVYYYFPNTSLYITPVCSCVIVLLCVARDTSVWLTVVFTLDRLIAICSQKLKAGYCTPKTASLVIGAVCLLFCLKNIPWYFTFEPVYITDNVPWLCQSKPSFYTSPAWIGYDWLHRILTPFLPFILILIFNCLTIRHILVANRVRKGLLSSHSGAEADPETESRRKSMILLFSISGSFIMLWMPYVINFLYYRITNTHYYTGPTDPGYILQQMGYMFQLSSCCTNTCIYVVTQTKFREELKKIVRTPFNLVVKLLK, encoded by the exons atgcagcaagacctggacaatatccggacTTGGGATGatacggcaa TGAACTTGGTGACAATTTGGATTCTATCCCAGGGGAAGTGCAGTCTCTCCAGATGCATCACTctctacttggtggccatggcagcggcagatctgaTGGTTGTCATTACAGGAGTGATACTGAATCGCATTGTTTACTATTACTTCCCAAACACTTCCCtgtacatcacccctgtgtgcagttgtgtcattgtcctgctctgtgtggcgaGGGACACTTCTGTCTGGTTGACCGTCGTTTTCACTTTAGATCGGCTCATAGCCATTTGTTCCCAGAAACTGAAAGCAGGATATTGCACTCCGAAAACAGCATCTTTAGTGATTGGAGCAGTCTGCCTACTGTTCTGCTTGAAGAACATTCCCTGGTATTTTACATTTGAACCTGTCTATATCACTGACAATGTGCCATGGCTCTGCCAATCAAAACCCTCATTTTACACCTCACCTGCGTGGATTGGATATGATTGGCTCCACCGAATCCTCACCCCATTCCTCCCCTTTATCTTGATTTTGATCTTTAATTGTCTGACTATCAGACATATTTTAGTGGCCAATAGAGTTCGCAAGGGATTGTTGTCCAGTCACAGTGGGGCTGAGGCCGACCCAGAaacggagagccgaaggaaatctatgattttactcttttcCATATCGGGCAGCTTCATCATGCTATGGATGCCCTATGTCATTAATTTCTTGTATTATCGAATCACAAATACGCATTATTACACAGGTCCGACTGATCCTGGATACATCCTGCAACAGATGGGATATATGTTTCAGCTTTCCAGCTGCTGTACGAACACCTGCATTTATGTGGTAactcagactaaattcagagaggaattgaaaaagATAGTCAGAACTCCCTTTAATCTAGTTGTTAAATTACTCAAATAA